A genomic stretch from Puntigrus tetrazona isolate hp1 chromosome 6, ASM1883169v1, whole genome shotgun sequence includes:
- the LOC122346426 gene encoding LOW QUALITY PROTEIN: kelch-like protein 30 (The sequence of the model RefSeq protein was modified relative to this genomic sequence to represent the inferred CDS: inserted 2 bases in 1 codon; substituted 1 base at 1 genomic stop codon), which translates to MVRNIDDLDFCLSSHPQSIMEGLRSLCSQPKLVDVTLSAGGQDFPCHRGILALCSHYFRSMFSGDFVESIAARVELHDVDPNVLSSLLDFAYTGKLTINKNNVEGLICTSSQLQFHTVRTVCSRYLQHQIDATNCLGILEFGEIHGCPEVVAKAWSFLLENFEAVQQHEEFLMLEKDRLAACLKDEDLHIRDDRSCVEAVLAWVGHCRDNRICHLXRIVGLGXAFLLTESYLTENLLKESLVQDSLESKEFIERTCREKQEMKGGESEQRVTQNALNLQEVLFVMGGRSLDDSDDEDEDEDEDTDSRVHPRNCGFYNPKLGQWFQLPDFPNYNKWGYSVVSLNNNVYVTGGSRGSQSNTWSTTETWKYITREGKWVTVAPMLRPRTNHSSATLNGEIYVIGGTTMDFVEVEHYDPFSNCWTLTGPALKYVTNFTATSCEGKLYLIGSCAVKYNALTMQCYNPVIDSWCIICSPFIPKYLSSPRSVSMEGVIYLVADNTKKVYLYNPEGNMWEKIQFLHTLHENGDLVVLGGKMYVTGGHWKGMEGDYGVEVEVYNRASNTWKVECFLPRLWTYSGYCSIFLDTSQWTELFPEET; encoded by the exons ATGGTGCGTAATATAGACGATCTAGACTTCTGTCTCTCTTCCCATCCCCAGAGTATCATGGAGGGCCTGCGCTCCCTCTGTTCTCAACCCAAACTTGTGGATGTCACCTTGAGCGCAGGTGGACAAGATTTCCCCTGTCACCGGGGAATCCTTGCTCTCTGCAGCCACTACTTCCGTTCCATGTTCTCAGGAGATTTTGTAGAGAGTATTGCTGCTCGTGTTGAGCTTCATGATGTAGATCCCAATGTGTTGTCATCCTTGCTGGACTTTGCATACACAGGGAAACTCACcatcaataaaaacaatgtagaGGGACTCATCTGCACATCCAGCCAGCTCCAGTTCCACACCGTTCGTACTGTATGCAGTCGATATCTGCAGCACCAGATAGATGCCACAAACTGCTTGGGAATCCTTGAGTTTGGAGAGATCCATGGCTGCCCTGAAGTTGTCGCCAAAGCATGGAGCTTCCTCCTTGAAAATTTTGAGGCAGTGCAGCAACATGAGGAGTTCTTGATGCTGGAGAAAGACAGGTTGGCAGCCTGCCTGAAGGATGAGGATCTGCATATAAGAGATGACAGGTCTTGTGTCGAGGCTGTTCTGGCCTGGGTCGGGCATTGTAGAGACAATCGGATCTGCCATCT TAGAATTGTTGGACTTGGTTAAGCTTTCCTCCTCACAGAATCCTACCTCACTGAGAACTTGCTGAAAGAGTCATTGGTGCAAGACTCACTAGAATCCAAAGAGTTCATAGAGAGAACATGTAGAGAG AAACAAGAAATGAAAGGAGGTGAGTCAGAGCAGAGAGTGACCCAGAATGCCCTCAACCTGCAGGAGGTTTTGTTTGTGATGGGTGGCCGCTCGCTGGATGACTcggatgatgaggatgaggatgaagatgaagacaCAGACAGTAGGGTGCACCCCAGAAATTGTGGTTTCTACAACCCAAAGCTTG GGCAGTGGTTTCAGCTACCTGATTTTCCCAACTACAATAAATGGGGTTATTCTGTCGTCTCCTTAAACAACAATGTGTATGTCACAG GAGGATCAAGAGGGTCTCAGTCCAACACCTGGTCCACCACAGAGACTTGGAAGTACATTACTCGTGAGGGCAAGTGGGTCACAGTCGCTCCGATGTTGCGTCCCAGGACTAACCACTCTTCTGCAACCCTTAATGGAGAGATTTATGTAATTGGGG GAACTACAATGGATTTTGTTGAAGTTGAACATTATGACCCCTTCAGTAATTGCTGGACGCTTACGGGCCCAGCGCTAAAGTATGTGACTAACTTTACAGCCACATCATGTGAAGGAAAGCTTTACCTCATTGGTTCTTGCGCTGTTAAATATAATGCCCTGACTATGCAGTGCTACAATCCTGTCATAG ATAGCTGGTGTATCATCTGTTCCCCTTTTATTCCTAAGTATCTCTCATCTCCCCGCTCGGTTTCTATGGAGGGAGTCATTTACCTCGTAGCAGATAACACCAAAAAAGTCTATTTGTATAACCCAGAGGGTAATATGTGGGAAAAA ATTCAGTTTTTACACACTCTTCATGAAAATGGGGATTTGGTGGTTCTAGGTGGGAAGATGTACGTGACTGGGGGGCACTGGAAGGGCATGGAGGGCGATTACGGTGTGGAAGTAGAAGTGTACAACCGAGCATCCAACACTTGGAAGGTGGAGTGCTTCCTTCCCAGGCTATGGACTTATAGTGGCTACTGCTCCATCTTTCTGGACACTTCCCAGTGGACAGAATTATTCCCTGAAGAGACTTAA